In Streptomyces pluripotens, the genomic window GACCGCTCGCGCGGTGCCGTGCCCGTTCGCGGCCGGGAGCTCCGCTGCCCGCCACCTTGGTGAGTTCGCTTCCGCCACACCGACCAGCGGATTGGCTAGGGCCGCACGGGCTGCCGGTTGCAACTGGCGGAAAACCGCAGTTGGTTCACGCGGCGAGGCGGCTCGTGGGTGCACCATCTCGGCCGTCCGACCGGCGTGCTCCGGTGGCAGGCCGATGGCGAAGTCGACGCCGAGCGGCCCGGTCACCTCCTGGCGCAGGAATTCCCCCGGCCGCAGCCCGGAAACGCGCCGGATGACCTCGCCGACCAGGAAACCGTACGTGAGCGCGTGATACCCGGACCGGGTGCCCGGCTCCCACCAAGGCTCCATGGCCGCCAGTCGCGCCGTGGTCAACTCCCAGTCGTACAGGTCATCCAGCGAGTGCGGTTCCCGGAGGCCGGACAGTCCGGAGCGGTGCGAGAGTAGATGACGTACGAGCACCCCGTCCTTCCCCGAGGCCGCGAATTCCGGCCAATATGTGGCCACGGGCGCGTCGAGGTCGAGCAGGCCCCGGTCGGCCAGGATGTGCGCGCACAGTGCCACCGGACCCTTGGTGGTCGACCACACGTTCACCAGGGTGTCCCGCCGCCAGGGTCGGGTGCTGGCCGCGTCCGCCCAGCCGCCCCAGAGGTCCACCACCGTTTCTCCGTCGACGGTGGCCGTCACGGCGGCACCCAGTTCCCCCCGCTCGCGGAAGTTCTCTTCGAAGGCCTCGCGCACGGCGGAGAAGCGCGCGGTGCAGTGGCCGAAGATCCGCGTCTGGCTGTTCTGCCGCATCTTCTGGGTCTGGTGGGTGTCGGGAGTGGGCATGGGGTTTGCCTCCGTCGTCACTGAGCGGCCCGGGGTGCGCTGCTGCGCCCCGGGACACCCCGGGGCGTCCCGAACGTACCGACTGGTCGGACCAGAGGGAAGGGTGAGACGGGCCAGAGGGTGCGAGGGGACCGGGATGGGTGTGCGGAGGGGCCGGTGGGCCGTGGCCTCGCGCGCTGTTCGCCCCCTCGCCCTCTGGCCCGGTTCCTCACGCGTACGACTGCAGTCAGCGCACCTGCTCCGCGTCCTGGTAGGGGCCGCCGCCCTGACGGTCGTTGAAGTCGTACACCTTGATCGCTTTGTCCGTGTGCGCCCAGGCGTTGAACGTCGCGAACGCGGTCGAGGGTGGACAGGCCTGGTCCTCCAGGGCCGTCGAGAACAGGGCCGGGGCCCGGCCGCGGGCCGCGAAGTGAACTCCGTCGAAGTAGGACAGGGCGCGCAGCACGTTCGCCTTGCGACCGCGGTGCGTCTTGAGGAACATGCCGGTCTCCCAGTGGGGGTGACGGTCCGTCAGTACCTCAGCCCGCGGGACGCCACACCGGAACGGCACGTCCAGAGCGACGGCAGTACGCGACGATGTCGTGGACCAGGACCGGTGAGGTGCTTGCTCCGGAGAGGAAGGGGGCTGCGACGTGGCACGGTGAGCGGGTCACCGTCAGGTCCTGGGCTGGTTCCACCTGGGCCCCGTACGCGCCCAGTCCCGTTCCCACTCGGTCAGCCGGTGGCGCAGGGCGATCCGGCGTTCGACGGCGTGCCCGAGGAATACCAGGCCCGCTGCCGCGCCCGCGGCGCACAAGCCGACGGTGAATGTGTGCTGCCAGATCGCCGCCTCGTCTGGCGGCGGGGTGACATTGCGGCCCTGGGAGTCGAACCACACGGAGACGGTGTCACCGGCCCGGGTCCCGGCCGGCACCCCGGCCCAGGCGGTCCGGGCCTTGCCGCCGGGCTCGCTCCAGCGGACCCGGGCGCGGTACGGGTGCGTGGGATCACCCTGCGAGGTGGACAACCGCTGGGGCACGTCACCGATGACCACGGCCCGCACCTGATGGCGCTCGGCCCGCTGTGCCACCGCGAGCGTCTCGGCCCGGTCGTGGGCGCGTAGACCGGCCGCTACACCGACCAGGGGGGCTACCACGAGCAGCAGGATGGTGACGACCAGTACTGTCCACGCCTCCACCACGTCCGACCGGCGCCGCAGCGGATTGCGCCGCCAACGCCAACCTCGCATCCGGGTACGCATGCCCACCTCCTCGCCACCGGCGAAGCCGGAGGGCGGATGAGTCGGACGGCCGCTGCACAGTCCGCCGCTCCACGCGCTCGCGCGTACGACCGCTCACACTCGTCACGTACCCCGTACGGCGCACCTCAGCGCATGTCGCGAGCCGTGAAATTCAAGACGGTCCGGGGCACGGAAGGTGCCATGTGCCCCACGATCGCGTGCCCCGTCCCGTCACGCGACCCGAGCGCTCAGCCGAAGCGTTCGATACGGATGCGTTCCACTGGTTGGCCCGCCTGGACCAGCAGCTGGGAGGCGTGCTCGGCGAACCCGTTGGATCCGCATACATACGCTTCCCACCCGCATGGGGGCTGGTCGGCCAGGAGGGGTATCACATGGGCGGACGTCATACGTCCCACAGGTATGCCGGCCGGAGCGCTGCGGGTGAACACAGGGGTCGTCTCCGCACCCAGTTCCCCCGCGTAGATCAGTTCCTCCGGGCTTTGTGCGGACACCAGCATCCGCAGTGGCACGGTCAGGGCGCGGGCCCGGTGGTGTCGCACCATCGACATCAGCGGTACGACCCCGGAGCCAGCGCCGAGCAGCAGTGCTGGACGGTCGCCGGGCCAGGCGAAGAAGCCACTCAGCGGGCCACGCACCTCGACGGTGTCACCGGGCTGGGCCATCGTGTGGAACCAGCCGGAGACCTCGCCGTCCGGCACATGGCCCAGGGTCAGTTCCAGGTGCCCGGAGTCATCCGGTGCCGAGGCGATCGAGTAGTGGCGCTGCGCCACGTAACCGTCCTGCGCCGTGAGACGCAGCATCAGGTGCTGCCCGGGGAGATGTCCCGCCCAGTTCGGCACCGAAAGCCGGAACGTGGCGGCCCGCGGGGTCTCCCGCCGGATCTCCGTCAGCGTGGCGGTCCGCCATGCCGTCGTCGCCTGCTCGCTCACGGCAATGCGCCCGGGCACCGCGAACCGGGCCCCGCGAGTGCCGGATCCGGTGGCAGGGACCGCGAACGCGGCGGAGGAGGCGGCGGCGGTGCGGCTGGTCTGGGCCGAGGCAGGCGTGCTCGGGGCTCCGGCGGCCGTGTTCGTCGTCACCGTTTCGGTCACCGTGATGTTCGTTTCAGTCACCGGAGTACCGCTGCTCCGCCCAGGGGTTGCCGCGCGGGTGGTAGCCGTTGCGTTCCCAGAAGCCGGGTACGTCGTGGTCGAGGAGCGTGATGCCCGCGATCCACTTCGTGCTCTTCCAGAAGTACAGATGTGGCACCAGCAGGCGCGCTGGGCCGCCGTGCTCAGGCGCCAGTGGTGCGCCGCCGTACTCCCAGGCGATCCAGGCTCGCCCGCCGGTGAGGTCGGCGAGCGGGAGATTCGTGGTGTAGCCCGTGTGGGAGCGGGCGAGCGCATGTGTGGCGGATCCGTGGGGCCGCACCACATGGAAAAACGTGTCCAGTGAGACGCCCTCGAACCGGACGCCGAACTTGGACCAGCCCGTCACGCAGTGGATCGCTCCCTCGTACGACGAAGCGGGCAGCGCCCTCGCCGCGTCCCAGTCCCAGGTGTACGGGCGTTCGACCAGGCCGTCGATGTGGAAGGACCAGTCGGTGGCCGCGAGGTCGGGGGTGACCTCGGCGGACAGGACGGGCCAGTCCTCTCGTGCGTCGTACTGCCCGGGCGGCAGCCCTGGGTTGGCGACGCGCGGGCGGCCCGTGAAGCCTCGCGTGACGTTCATGGCTCAACCGTACGCTGCTGGTCCGGGTGCACCGTCCCTGGTCGTCCCCTGAACCGCAGGGTCGGCGGGGAGCCGTCGTCGCCGGGACGCTCCTCGCGGCCGGGCACACGGGTCAGCCAGAATCCGCATCACCCGGCCCTGCGTTGTACCGCTCCAGGTAGGCGGCGAACCGAATCAGGTCTTCCTCGGGCCAGTGCGCGAGTCGTTCCCGGAAGGCGGCCCGGCGGCTGCGGGTGACCTGGGCGAGGATCTCCCGCCCGGCCTCCGTCAGATGCAGCACCTGGACCCGGTGGTCCTCCGGGTCCAGGCGGCGCTCTATCAGTCCGGCCCGCTGCAGAGCGGTCACCTGCCGGCTCACCGTGGACTTGTCCAGTGCGTAATGTGCCGCCAGATCGGTCGCCCGGCAGCCGCCGCTCTCCTCCAGGTGGCCGAGCAGGGTGTACGACACCAGTGACAGCTCTGGGTGCATCCGTTCCGCCGAGGCGCGGGCTCGGCGGGCGAAGATCGTCATTTCACGCTGGATCGCTTCGACGGCCGACTCCGCTGCGCTCATGGGAATACCTCCTCCAAGCTCTAGTTGTAGAGTACAACTTGATGATGAAGTTGTATAAGCCAACCATTGGAGGTCCCGCACGATGAGGTCACCCGCACTGCGCCATGTGCTCACGCACCTGGTCACTCCGCTGTTGATGTGCCTGGGCATGGGGCTCGCCTATCTGGGGGCCTTCGTCACTCCCGAGCCGAACCACCTGCCCGTCGCCGTCGTCGGTACTGCCCCGCAGACCAAGGTCTTCGCGCAAACGGTGCAGGACACCGCGGGGGACAAGCTCG contains:
- a CDS encoding EstA family serine hydrolase, with the protein product MRQNSQTRIFGHCTARFSAVREAFEENFRERGELGAAVTATVDGETVVDLWGGWADAASTRPWRRDTLVNVWSTTKGPVALCAHILADRGLLDLDAPVATYWPEFAASGKDGVLVRHLLSHRSGLSGLREPHSLDDLYDWELTTARLAAMEPWWEPGTRSGYHALTYGFLVGEVIRRVSGLRPGEFLRQEVTGPLGVDFAIGLPPEHAGRTAEMVHPRAASPREPTAVFRQLQPAARAALANPLVGVAEANSPRWRAAELPAANGHGTARAVAALYGVFAGRGSYAGRRILSPEAAERVREGQGRCHDLVLGAGFEGETEIGLGLWLSGPQRSYGPNQRAFGHDGYGGSCGLADPDAGVSLGYVMNRLGSAIVNDPRKMALIDALYSAL
- a CDS encoding Rv1733c family protein → MRTRMRGWRWRRNPLRRRSDVVEAWTVLVVTILLLVVAPLVGVAAGLRAHDRAETLAVAQRAERHQVRAVVIGDVPQRLSTSQGDPTHPYRARVRWSEPGGKARTAWAGVPAGTRAGDTVSVWFDSQGRNVTPPPDEAAIWQHTFTVGLCAAGAAAGLVFLGHAVERRIALRHRLTEWERDWARTGPRWNQPRT
- a CDS encoding ferredoxin reductase, with the translated sequence MPGRIAVSEQATTAWRTATLTEIRRETPRAATFRLSVPNWAGHLPGQHLMLRLTAQDGYVAQRHYSIASAPDDSGHLELTLGHVPDGEVSGWFHTMAQPGDTVEVRGPLSGFFAWPGDRPALLLGAGSGVVPLMSMVRHHRARALTVPLRMLVSAQSPEELIYAGELGAETTPVFTRSAPAGIPVGRMTSAHVIPLLADQPPCGWEAYVCGSNGFAEHASQLLVQAGQPVERIRIERFG
- a CDS encoding sulfite oxidase-like oxidoreductase translates to MNVTRGFTGRPRVANPGLPPGQYDAREDWPVLSAEVTPDLAATDWSFHIDGLVERPYTWDWDAARALPASSYEGAIHCVTGWSKFGVRFEGVSLDTFFHVVRPHGSATHALARSHTGYTTNLPLADLTGGRAWIAWEYGGAPLAPEHGGPARLLVPHLYFWKSTKWIAGITLLDHDVPGFWERNGYHPRGNPWAEQRYSGD
- a CDS encoding MarR family winged helix-turn-helix transcriptional regulator gives rise to the protein MSAAESAVEAIQREMTIFARRARASAERMHPELSLVSYTLLGHLEESGGCRATDLAAHYALDKSTVSRQVTALQRAGLIERRLDPEDHRVQVLHLTEAGREILAQVTRSRRAAFRERLAHWPEEDLIRFAAYLERYNAGPGDADSG